A segment of the Nitrosopumilus sp. genome:
CATACGTGCGGGAATCCGGACATTTGTACAAGAAGAGAAGCAAAAAACAGATCTAAAAGGAAAACAAAATGCAGTGCTCATCGTAGTACATGCAGACGAGTTTGATGATCAGGTTGCAAGGATAAAGCATGATTTTGAACATTTGATTAGAACCCATCTTCACAACAAAATAGACGGTGATAGGTGCATGGAGATGTTTTTCTTGGACGGGGATTCTAAAAAGATACAGTCCATAACCAAGGGTTTTCTAACTGACAGAAAAATGGACACAGTAAAGCTAGTTGCGCTATAGTCTTTGTTTTATTGTATAATGCCATGCCCTGGAGTTGATGACCTTTGTTAGAGATTGCATATTGCATGGTTGTAGCATGACATTATGATTTCCACGATAGATTTGATTATTTAATAGTTATTAAGAATATATTAAAATTTAACAATAGTTAATATGAATCACGTAAATAATTAATACAGCTAAAAACAAACCAATGCATGCAAAAACAGTGGACTGCATATGATGAAAATGCAGGAAAGTTCGTAAACCTGATTGATCCTGAACTTGTCACATTGGCAAATGGACAAAAGGCCGTCATGGGAGAGAATGCAGATACTGGCAAGTTATTATACAAAATAATCAGTTCAGAGGAAGCAAGGGTATTTTTTAAAAAATAAAAGGCATGATGAAATTTGGCAGGCTCGTTTCTTTTACTAAATTGCAAGAAGAATCAGGAAAAAGATGTAATTGCACATCTACAGGAGA
Coding sequences within it:
- a CDS encoding ribbon-helix-helix protein, CopG family, with the translated sequence MPIVSISLNDEILKELDKLQGSMGFTGRSEIIRAGIRTFVQEEKQKTDLKGKQNAVLIVVHADEFDDQVARIKHDFEHLIRTHLHNKIDGDRCMEMFFLDGDSKKIQSITKGFLTDRKMDTVKLVAL